The following are encoded in a window of Streptomyces sp. Go-475 genomic DNA:
- a CDS encoding class I mannose-6-phosphate isomerase has protein sequence MDWYPLRLTTPVKQHVFGGRVLAERLGRTGLPDGPVAETWEVSDVDGEGARVADGPLAGHTLRRLVEEHPDELVGRGWRGPRFPVLTKFIDGTGTLPVHLHADDDTARRLEGEPHGKTEAWHVLDAAPGATALVGTKPGVDRDTLHRALLAQDFDAVLRRLPVRAGQTVYVPGGTLHSFGPGTLVYEIEQTSDIQQHAMRRHMEDGSELDDEEWHANLGRLLDEWCPGPRPEFHSGLSVRVDDGVERTVLCAGPYFALERWRAGTSAPLVHDFSTALVVSNAGAPVTVEAGGRSERLGRARTLLLPAALGRVRIEGPADVLLGYLPDLEQDIRTPLLAAGHGAAAVAALGEGLSPGDGASID, from the coding sequence GTGGACTGGTACCCCTTGCGGCTGACCACCCCGGTCAAGCAGCACGTCTTCGGCGGCCGGGTCCTCGCCGAACGGCTGGGCCGTACCGGCCTGCCCGACGGTCCGGTCGCCGAGACCTGGGAGGTCAGCGATGTGGACGGCGAGGGGGCACGCGTCGCGGACGGCCCGCTGGCCGGCCACACCCTGCGCCGACTGGTCGAGGAGCACCCGGACGAACTCGTGGGGCGCGGGTGGCGCGGCCCGCGCTTCCCGGTGCTGACCAAGTTCATCGACGGCACCGGGACCCTCCCGGTCCACCTGCACGCCGACGACGACACCGCACGCCGGCTGGAGGGCGAGCCCCACGGCAAGACCGAGGCGTGGCACGTCCTCGACGCGGCCCCGGGAGCCACCGCCCTGGTGGGCACGAAACCCGGTGTGGACCGGGACACGCTGCACCGGGCCCTGCTCGCCCAGGACTTCGACGCGGTCCTGCGCCGGCTCCCGGTGCGGGCCGGGCAGACGGTCTACGTCCCCGGCGGCACCCTGCACAGTTTCGGCCCCGGCACCCTGGTCTACGAGATCGAGCAGACCTCCGACATCCAGCAGCACGCCATGCGCCGGCACATGGAGGACGGCTCGGAGCTGGACGACGAGGAGTGGCACGCCAACCTCGGGCGGCTCCTCGACGAGTGGTGTCCCGGCCCGCGCCCCGAGTTCCACTCCGGCCTGAGCGTCCGGGTCGACGACGGGGTGGAGCGCACCGTGCTGTGCGCCGGGCCGTACTTCGCCCTGGAGCGGTGGCGTGCGGGCACCTCGGCCCCGCTGGTGCACGACTTCTCCACCGCCCTGGTCGTCAGCAACGCCGGTGCCCCGGTCACCGTGGAGGCCGGCGGCCGGTCCGAGCGGCTCGGACGCGCCCGGACCCTGCTGCTGCCGGCCGCCCTGGGCCGCGTACGGATCGAGGGGCCCGCCGACGTCCTCCTCGGCTACCTGCCCGACCTGGAACAGGACATCCGCACGCCCCTGCTCGCGGCCGGGCACGGAGCCGCCGCCGTGGCCGCGCTCGGCGAGGGCCTCTCCCCCGGCGACGGCGCCTCGATCGACTAG
- a CDS encoding SDR family oxidoreductase, translating into MHKPAQQQHPPGTEAALRPRADHGEQSYRGSGRLAGKAAVITGGDSGIGKAVAIAYAREGADVVLSYLEEEGDDARDTARWVEEAGRKAVLVPGDLSDPAHCREVVARAVEVFGRIDVLVSNAAFQMFRDSIEEVPDEEWDHTLATNLSAMFHLCKAAVPHMKPGASIIASSSVNSDSPPPGLLAYNATKAGLANMVGSLSQSLAERGIRVNSVAPGPIWTPLIPATMPPEQVEDFGGDQSPLGRAGQPAEVAPVYVMLASDEAAYVSGARIAVTGGQPIL; encoded by the coding sequence ATGCACAAGCCCGCACAGCAGCAGCACCCTCCCGGTACCGAGGCGGCCCTGCGGCCGCGGGCCGACCACGGTGAGCAGAGCTACCGCGGATCGGGCCGGCTGGCCGGGAAGGCGGCCGTGATCACCGGCGGCGACAGCGGCATCGGCAAGGCCGTCGCGATCGCCTACGCCCGGGAGGGCGCCGATGTCGTCCTGTCGTACCTGGAGGAGGAGGGCGACGACGCCCGTGACACGGCGCGCTGGGTGGAGGAGGCCGGCCGCAAGGCGGTGCTGGTGCCGGGCGACCTGTCCGATCCCGCGCACTGCCGGGAGGTGGTGGCCCGGGCCGTCGAGGTGTTCGGCCGGATCGACGTCCTGGTGAGCAACGCGGCGTTCCAGATGTTCCGCGACTCGATCGAGGAGGTCCCCGACGAGGAGTGGGACCACACCCTGGCGACCAACCTCAGCGCCATGTTCCACCTCTGCAAGGCGGCGGTGCCGCACATGAAGCCGGGCGCGTCGATCATCGCGTCCAGTTCGGTGAACTCCGACTCGCCGCCGCCGGGCCTGCTGGCGTACAACGCGACGAAGGCGGGCCTGGCCAACATGGTCGGTTCGCTGTCCCAGTCGCTCGCGGAGCGGGGCATCCGGGTCAACAGCGTCGCCCCCGGGCCCATCTGGACGCCGCTGATCCCCGCCACGATGCCGCCCGAGCAGGTCGAGGACTTCGGTGGCGACCAGTCGCCGCTGGGCCGGGCCGGACAGCCCGCCGAAGTCGCCCCGGTGTACGTCATGCTCGCCTCGGACGAGGCCGCGTACGTCTCGGGCGCGCGCATCGCCGTCACCGGCGGCCAGCCCATCCTCTGA